In the genome of Aedes aegypti strain LVP_AGWG chromosome 2, AaegL5.0 Primary Assembly, whole genome shotgun sequence, the window TCCTCCAGCGTCTACCGACGCATACTAGAGGAATCCTTTCCATTAGTGACGGAACCATCACGAAGTTGGCAGAAATGGCCGACAAAATGACCGATTACAGTCCGGCAAACATCGCCAGTGTCAACCAGCCCGTCGACACTATCGACGAATTGAAAACCCAAATTGCGGCCCTTACGGCTGAAATCAAGCGTATGAAAGTGCAGCCGCCGCGCCAACGTAGTCGATCCGTCTCAAGATCATCGTCAAGAGCTTCAAGCGGAGGAGTTTGCTGGTACCACCGGCAATATGGAAGCAACGCCCACCAGTGCCGAGAACCTTGTACGTTTTCTCCAAAAAACTAGTGCACGACCCACCTCATACGGCAGAGGTGGGTTGCCTACCGGCGAGCTGTCGTTTAGTTATCTTCGACAAGTCTTCCCAGAAACGTTTCCTGATCGACTCTGGATCGGACGTCTCCATTGTCCAGCGAGTAAAAGTGATCGGTGGACTGGCGAAATCCCTCTTGTATTACACGCAGCAATCGGCTCAAGCATAAAAACCTATGGACGAAAATGGTACTCCGTGGATTTAGGTCTTCGTCGAAAATACACATGGAGTTTCATAGTGGCGGATGTTAACATGGCTATTCTCGGTGCCGATTTCCTGGCAAGTCACGGCTTGAtgattgatttgaaaaacagatCGTTGATAGATAGTGTAACACGACTGCATTCAAGTGGTAATGTGATGGCTGCTGAGGTTCACGGGGTAACATCGGTCGAAGACAATCACCCGTTCCGCGACCTCCTCCTTGAATTTCGCGAGATCACCGTGCCTTCTTCCTTGCAACATTCCCGGATTACACACAGTGTGACCCATCACATTGTAACAAGAGGACCACCCGTAGCCAGTAAAGTTAGGCGGATGCATCCGGACAAAGTGCGAGCAGCGAAAGAGGAATTTCAAACAATGATCGACTTTGGAATTTGCAGGCCGTCTGATAGTTCCTGGGCAAGCCCCCTTCACTGCGTGCCAAAAAAGAATGGTCAGTTTCGTTTCGTCGGCGACTACCGGCAGCTCAACAAGGCTACATCTCCTGATCGCTACCCAGTGCCACACATACACGATCTGCTACATTCGTTGAATGGTAAGTCCATATTTACAACGTTAGACTTAGAGAGAGCTTACCATCAGATTCCCGTTGAGGAGTCCGATATTCCGAAAACTGCAGTAATAACTCCTTTTGGATTATTCGAGTTTACTCGAATGCAGTTTGGTTTGACCAATGCTAGTCAAACATTTCAACGATTTATGGACAAATTATCGACGATATCTGCATAGCTTCATCGTCGATTGAGGAGCACCGCCTACACGTTCGAACAGTGCTGCAACGACTGAAGCAAATGGGTTAGTATTGAACGTGTCGAAAAGCAAGTTCGCCCAAACTGAGGTTGAATGTCTGGGCTACGTAGTCAACAAAGATGGTATCCGCCCACTTCCCGAGCGTGTTAAAGCGGTCCAGGATTTCGGTCGTTCGACCACTGTGCGTGAACTCCGAAGATTTCTTGCCCTAATTAACGTATATAAGCGATTTATCCCCCACGCATCAAATATCCAAGGAGACCTGTGGGCGTTAATTCCGGGTAATCGGAAAAACGATACGAGGAAAATTCAATGGACTGACCACACTATCCAATGTTTTGAGAATTGTAAGCATTCATTCGGAAACAGCTCTTCTGTCATATCCAGATTCCAGAAAAAGACTTGGACTAATGATTGATGCATCTAACACGGCCGCTGGAGccgtattacaacagctagaaGGGACGTCGTGGAAGCCACTAGGTTTCTACTCAGAGAAATTCAACGATGCCCAAAGGAAATATTCTACCTTTGGCAGGGAATTAACGGCCGTTCAATACTTCCGACATTTCTTGGAGGGGCGTGCCTTCACGATATTTACCGATCACCAACCGCTAACGCATTCATTATCCTCAACCTCGAATGCTCGACTACCACACGAAGAACGATATTTACGGTTTATATCCGAATTTACAACCGATATACAGCACATCAGTGGAAAGGACAATACTGTAGCGGATGCACTTTCCTGGATCGATGCCGTTTCCCACACGGTTGTCAATTTCGACGAAGTCGCAAAGGATCAGGAGAGCGACATTGAATTGAAGCAGTTGCTGAAATTAACGTCTACTTCGATGAAACTACAGAAAATAAATCTGCAACATTGCCGAACACCTGTATATTGCGACAATTCGATTTCGAATCAAGTACGACCGTACGTCCCCCTGAAACATCGGCACACTGTTATGGAAAAGCTACATGGTTTGTCCCATCCAGGCGTGCGCTCAACGAAGAAACTGAtttctgatcggtttgtttggcCGTCCATGAAGAAAGACATTGGTAAGTTTGTTAAGACCTGCTTAGTTTGTCAGCGTTCAAAGGTGTCACGCCATACAGTTTCCCCGCTTGGCAGTTTTGATATTCCAAAATCACGATTCCGCCACATGCATATAGACCTAGTGGGTCCACTACCACCATCTAATGGTTGCCGTTATCTGTTAACTATGATTGATCGATTTACTCGGTGGCTAGAAGCAGTTCCCCTGGAGAATATGACTTCAAATTCTGTGGCGGAGGCTCTTTGTTCCACGTGGATTTCTAGATTTggcagaggcgtcgcgtccacatgtgcaacatgtgcactgcacaggtggcaaATCGCTCATCATAACAACCTACAATTTCTACAAACTATTGAAGTACGATTCTTTAATTCTCTCAATAAAATTTAGCCTATTTCAATTATCTTTATCATTGATCATCGCCATTATcacctttcaaaatatttgttgttatatttttgctattcaaaTTAAATGCAAAAGCTGTTTGGTGCGGCGCGAGATCTGTGCCCTAATTTTCCCTACGCGCTCAGTGCGATGCATGCTACGCAACACTTTATTCCACGCTACACGTTGCTGCTGTGACGATGAAACCCAACGTGTGCATTCTCATCGGGAGACGCGTTGCCTTTCGTCGTACACACAATTCTCTATATGTGGTAGAATGTTTTTTGCACTACAAATGCCAGTGTGTAAGTAGCCAAAGCGTCCACTCTGGCCGGTGCACAGTCTTGCCACATCGATCTGTGCGAGCGTGCGGTGGGGAGACAAGAGACAGATCAATCCACGAGAGAGATCCGTTTTGCTTGCTCTCTTTTTTCCTTCGCGCTTTCAACATCACCACGCTTGTGGTGTGGTGGAGTACTGGCTTGATTTTTTGGACGGCTGATGGTAAGAAGTTTCTGTAAGTTTGAGACTCAGGGCCCGCGCGTtatttttttgtacaatactGGTAAAGAACCTCGCTTCCAGCATACAGTATTAGCGCGGTGGTACTTGtgatggtcaatcagaagacaaTCAGAAAATGAATTCAAAAGCGGTCGTGCCCTCCGTACCGTCATCGTCAGTATAACGCTTGTGGTGTGGTTTAAAAGCGAACAATTTTCTTGATGCGTGCACCAAGTACACGAAGCGAACGATCTTGTATTAATTCTATGTTAAAATATGTGGGTTATGATCATTAAATCTATATTGCAATATTAGTTAGAATACAGTGCTTTATAAATCGAAACTGATGACCcgcataatttgaattattttcatatgCAATTTTACAATTTCCCCATAATGATAACTAATCGTTAAAAtagaaaaagtgaaaaaataaaactaaacaacCCGATTAGCATCTGCAATCATAAATGTTTTTAATCGACAGATAGActagaaaaaaattatatttgaaaacgaAGGTTAGTAAAGATTGATTATACATTTTAttaccttagaaaaaaaaagtttgaatccaAGGTGTACCTAATAATGACATATATAAAAGACACTAATGTTGTTTCCGTTTTTATGAACTGGGTCGGTTATCAACACATAAATAAACCAACgttaagcaaattgtagttcggtcgaacttgaatcgggttggggttgaaactgtggttCAGAacaggttgcgccagttccaacctaggttcaaaaacgatttCGACATAAATTAGATGTGCACAGGTTGATAATTaggccacgcgacgcctctgagaTTTGGAACACCCGAGTCGATTACAAGTGATCAAGGCAGGCAATTCGAATCGGAGCTTTTCGCTGTATTGAATCGGATTTTGGGAATCAATCACATTCGTACCACTGCATATCACCCGGAGGCAAATGGTATGGTAGAGCGATTCCACCGCACGTTAAAAGCAGCAATCATGACAACGAACTCTAAACATTGACATCAAAACCTTCCGTTAATTCTTCTGGGTTTGCGAGTAGCTTACAGAGAAGATTTAAAATGCAGTTCAGCAGAGTTAGTGTATGGCCAAAACCTCAGGATTCCAGGAGAATTTTTCGACGAAGCTCGTCCCGACGCTAATCGAACGGAGTTTGCTCAGCAACTACAGCGATCGTTTCTTCAGATCAAAGCCCCTGCTGCATCGAACCATGGAAAGCGGAGCGTATTCGTTAGTAGTGACTTGAAGTCTTGCTCACACGTGTTTTTTAGAATCGATTATGTTAAGAAACCCTTGCAACATCCATACGAAGGCCCATTCGAGGTCTTGAAACGACAAGATAAATTTTTTGACTTGCTGATTGCTGGTAAACGCCAACGGATCTCTGTTGACCGGCTAAAACCAGCCTTTATGTGCAGTCCAGAGATCATCGAGCACCTTCCTGATGACAACAAAGTTAAAGTAACACCATCAGGACATCGCGTACGATTCCTGGTGTAACTGGGGGGAGGCTGTGGGGAGCACAACCCTGTGCATCCGTGGAAAGTTGGAGAGTAAGAAATAAACGAGTACGAAGGCAAGTCGTAAATTCAACAGCGAACAGAACAGCCGCAGAAaaaaattttattgcaaaagAAGAATAAAAGTTTCAGTTAATTAACTCCGCGaacatttatttcgatttccGATCCGCCACAGATCTATGCTCCATATGACATATAGCTATGCTCCTTTTCATACGCCGCTGACAGATGATAGACGTCAGTTTGCGAGATCTCGGTAGTCACACTACCCAGAATCGGTCGCACAGTGGATTCGACGACAGTAAAtctataactttttgtgtttagtttatcttccgtggtgctttctttgcttcattaTCTGGTTTTTACTACcgctgaaaaagagccatctgttGCCTTTTCAGTTATGAATATCGCCCTGTTATAATTTAGATTTTAAGGTGACGACGCATCGAatccaaatctcaaatttccaagagcacaaatctagagaaccagacagcggttcgagttgaaaacttaatcgattggtcacacgctggtgtttagttctctagattcatgcttttgaaaatttgaggtttggcttcgatggaTCTTTACCTTAAGTGTtgtatatttgaattttgatgCACGAATATGAAGTTGGATCAATTTTAGaaacaaattcaatacttttctattattccaaagatcttcttcttcttggcattaacgtccccactgggacggAGCCGGCCACTCAGCAAGGTGTTCTaatagcacttccacagttattaactgagagctttctttgcctaagttgccattttcgcattcatatatcgtgtggcaggcacgatgatactctatgcccagcgaagtcaaggaaattttcattacgagaagatcctggatcaaccgggaatcgaacccagacaccttcagcatgactttgcctagtagccgtggactctaaccactcggctaaggaaggccccattattccaaagatggAAGTAAATTGAAACAGTTTATGATTGTCGAACAATACATGACACTTATGTCTTTCATTATTCATACACTATTTTGAATTCGATATGTCATTTGCTAGTTTTTACCAACGAACATGAATTTACTATACCTACCTACTGTTTTCTATTTCCAGTGTCCGTCTGATCTCGATCGCCGCCCAAAAGTTCATCTCGGACGTGGCCAACGATGCGCTGCAGCACTGTAAAACACGGACGAGCAACGCTCCCAGCTCGGGGCACGGATCGTCCAAGAACCAGAACGCCAAGCTGTCCAAGGATCGGAAGTACACGCTGACGATGGAGGACCTGCAGCCGGCATTGAACGATTATGGCATTACGGTGCGCAAGGCGCACTATTTTGTTTAAGGGTGGTGGCTGCTGGATACGGGTACGGATTTGACGAATTCATGTAATGAGAGcagaataaaataaatcattgatgTTTATTTCATGGAATGAGATTTGCGATTGTAAttgatttcttcatgaaaagTGAATGAAATAACAATAACTCTAGTACAATATGTGTTATTTACACACTATTTTTATCGAAAACTGTAAAAAAGTATCAGTAATTTCTGcaggaaatttattaaaaatttcctttagaaatatttcacgaattttttcaaaaactttaagggtacatccctgtggggttgtacgaactggtgacgtaggaccacgatggttaatttaactgaatttgatgtcgttcttgttgctcgttttgacttcatattgatttcagtgctcgaaactttcgtaaatatttatgcagccaagtgtacgttcaatcatgtcccaaatatacattatctttatccggtgaattcgtcatatttatctatgaaaatgtgaaatttcacttcaggttgtgtgatcattatattagtaacctcctatgaaatatatggtagcattggaaagaacagtagtggttgaggcttgttcagcatgctgaagcaaaatctaagtaattctaattaaagaatatttaacagcaatATGTCTATGGacctgtgcacgagttcacccgttgacgtttgagcggtgccgtgttatttacgtgaccatagcaaccaatgaatttggcaccgctcaaacgtcaacttaatgaacacgtgcattggtccataggctaggggaagtggttcacctagcatGAATGAGGGATGAACTTATCgctgagaaaaagtagattttgtatgaaatttgacaagtaTTTGAATGACAGATTCATCcttgttcatccacttctcctagcCTATAGGAAGTTAatcgaggattataatgaaagcttcagtcatcgctttgttgttatggtttgagagaaatggcttggcaatgtgataaataaattttggaaatattactctattaactctcttacacacatttggcggctctgaaaagagccaaaggctttgttagctcggatgctgtcatagatgaatcgcactacaggattttatcagttgattgccatggttaaacgaagagttcccaacgcaagtgtagaaatttgtataagttccctgcttataagacgaagcagttgaatgtttcgtggtgtggatggcacacatcagcaacaggtattagatcacacggctgaagtcgaaatctgaaaacgtagcttaagtttgaaatcttgagcgatatcACAAGCCGAacgctcgatttgtctaataatagtagtaatgatgcctaacgagcttgattcttgactgcaccacagatgagtttatcacgagccgaaatctcataaaccagatgctgatcaacagctcagcaggcttctggctacgaggtgctcctcgctaagcaggttcggaggagctcttaccagctcgaaagcgaaaatggaatgaaaccgaatccagcgaaggaagcatgctttaaacccttagattagcagatgatgctcctcccattcgtgctcttctcttctagtcgaccaatctggaaaatgggtatgtgccaataatgtgttgggctaagaattacttgaaaattgcggaaaatgataatgcgtgagaaattgatcaaacatgaatagttggaaatTCTCTAGCTatctattgataatcaatagttttctttagtatgaaggtgaatttctgattaatgggtgccaaaatgatgaaaattgttcaaacagaatttctcttgaaaaccattctaaatatgtcgcagttttgttacatttgatcattttcataatcgaaatgctcccataaaatatggcaaatcaaagacactgttggaaacgccactctagtttacaatcgttgtgaaatgttgagcactcaccccgacggcacagcagcagcgtccacgaatagtcaattattcatgacaaattaaattttgtacgaagctgtgagattgattgaggaatataagatgtaataaggtcggaaatattattccttcaactcttttccacaaatttgatggccctgacaagggccgatggctttcttagcctcgatgcggttacagataaatagcactgcgggattgatcagttgattgccatggttcgTGGATGGCgctcaacagcaacgggtagtggatcaccgggcacaaggcgaaatctggaaacgatgctcactcttgaaatctttagcgatttcataagtccgacgcttgattcgctgctcttttctcttcggatcagcaactctgggggttTCTGGTGtttggctcctaacgggcttgcttcttgaacaccgatcaccagacgctggatcgctagcttgaaggtcagcaggtgcggacgtcgctgcacaggatcggaggagcttttgccagctcggaagtagaaacggaatgaaaccgaatacccttagattagcagattatgctcctcccattcgtgctcttctcttctagtcgaccaatctggaaaatgggcaCATACCCAATAaagtgttgggcttagaattacttgaaaattgtggaaaatgataatgcgtgagaaattgatcgaatatgaattgttggaatgcttgacatttactaaatattctacagttagctattgataatcaatagttttctttagtatgaaggtgaatttctgattgatgggtgccaaaatgataaaaattgttcaatcagaatgtctcttcaaaaccattctaaatatgtcgcagttttgttacatgtgattattttcataatcgaagtgctcccataaaatatggcaaatcaaagacactgttggaaatgccactctagtttacaatcgttgtgaaatgttgagcactcaccccgacggcacagcagcagcgtccaagaatagtctcaaattgtcgtgtcatcaattattcataacaaattaaattttatacgaagctgcgagattaattgaggaatataagatgtaataaggtcggaaatattattccttcaactcttttccacaaatttgatggccccaacaagggccgatggctttcttagcctcgatacaGTCAcagttcgtgacgtggatggcgcacaacagcaacgggttgtGGATTCCCTTGAGTCGAAATCCGGAAACGATGCttactcttgaaatcttgaacgatttcaccagtccgacgctcgcttagcagcatctcctcggatcagcaactctgggggcttctggtttctggttcctaaagggcttgcttcttgaccaccgatcacgagacgaaatctggaagcgcggataaatttgcggcggcgatggcgatggcttggacgcttctccgagcggcagtagttcgccgctcggagaagTGCCCAAGCCATCATCATCGTATTTGGCATGTCAACAATCATTACATTTGAACTAATTCTACTAAAAGTAAGTTAAAGATGCATatatgtttcaaaaattttaaaatacatatGTTTTTTAGAAAAACTAAACGGAGAAATGGCATTTTTGCTTTATCTCTTACAACACTGTGTCctaaactcgtgaaatatcctaaaatcttaaaaatcttttttatttcaaaaatctgtgatctgtgatcacagatatctgtaggaaaaaacaggaaaaaatctgtgtaattagaGATAAAtatgtgtatgtggcatcactgggtGCAAACGCAAAaagagaatgactcgcccgatcgtgttcacagtcagaccgcaaaaagaagactgagggaagaagcagggacccgtttgcttttatagtgggaagcgataccgtcgaaaaatgctcgaacgtgattggttggataagaaagaggtcaacatttatcaaattttcaatagttaaagaacaaaattcacttatcggatatatatCTTACAATgtgtagatacatttctgatcgaatgatactaaaaccGTAATacttggttcataaacaactgagttattaacgttcaaaatctcttctaatttcgttacatgtctcattttccgtacttttaaagtgcaccccaatataggaAACAAAGACGTAATCCtacgtcaaaaattcttcatcATATATGACTATGAGCcgttttacgagacgttttggAACAGCTGATCGTCACTGCGgcgtcaattgggtcctaaaatttgtaatgaaatcttgtttttatttaataacacgaaaaagcatgttactgtaattactttagcaatttttcccgctcaaataatggctatatcatgtttaaactttaatttaaaaatttggtccataaatgaaccttgacacttttgatcatgtttgacgttcgcttagtcgacaaaaacaccacaggggttttagttcgaccactggggttgttcctatctgacatttcgtaagtgacacggaaaacaaaatacacccaaaatttgagtttaagtcaaaggatgtgacaaaatctaataaaaaaatttttgggcttaaaccaacggaaaacattagaaaattgagtaaacatgtgtttttggcctaaacttaagcgtttggcactaaaattgggacagggctttaggacccaattgacaggagacctggggttttgttttgataaaatcaAGCGTGATTTTCAACAACGTCTCATCTTATTGAACACGGACAtggagaaaataaaaaaaagagatcctaaaatgttcgttactgcaacattacacctaattattgtatcagctacctctttgttatttcacataaaaaggcaaatttgtgatcagaaatatttaaataaatattctcCATTCAAGTTTTCGCCTGtgtgaaaagctacgctagaaatgcgcatagtcatcaaccatcatcttcgaaaaaactgatgacgatgattgaaaaggTGAactttaatcccaggtctcctgtcatttgaccagcttCGTAAAAAGGCTCATAGGGACTATAGGGAACTGTCtactaagggttcattcaaatattacgtaacgcaaaaattgccaattttagaccccctccctcccccacgtaacagcttttgtatgaacaattttaaatttttgtatgggccgtaacactatgctagaccccctccctccccctgttgcgttacgtaatatttgaacgatccctaaggGACCGACCCTACTTCGATTCAACGTAGATACCAAACGGTTTGCATTTTGTAACCCTATTCCACTTCGTCAAGGAATGCATTGAAAGCGAACCGAACAACAACAAAGCATTAGACtagacgccatttttgaaagctactttGGATTGGAAAGCTCACTCTCGCACTCTCTCATCGTTATCTATTTCTGACGCTTTCCATGCTGATCGAATACTAGCATAGAACACCTCATCACAGCATAAGTAGCTCCGAACAAAGGCGCgaacaaaaatggaatgaaagaAACGCAAAATGTAAACATAAACCACAGCACAGCTAACCCCCTCTTCGTATGAGCATAATCTTCGATGAGATTGTCGAAAGAGGTGCATTACCGTCGCATCAGAGATGATGAGGGTGTGGGAGTTAGATGCGCATCAGGAAATCGCATCGCACCAACTGAAGGCATCTTTCCAGTGAAGGAAACGTGGTCCGCTGTATTTATTGTTTTTATCTGCTGCGTTGATGCTTTTTACTTCCCTTATTTTTAATTCCGTTTGAAGGATTGTACAACTGCGTCTGTCCGTGATGTCTGTTTGTATGTCTTGTCCATGTAATTCAGGGTATCCCAACCAGTAGTCCGCAGACCCCAATTTCTCAAAACATACAAGACTTagttaaggccttttggtgcgtcatcacaaaatggcttctttcaaaatcattaacgtattgttatgatagtattggtatttgcaacatcgatgaaatataactgcttatcacctgattgaatggataatttatgcaaagaaaaatgcttcaggtggtatttcaatatttaatcaacactttcagatacagaattatcaatttagcgacaatatacatgagatttatattctcaaaaaatatctccgatttcatgccgcatttcattgcaccacacaactacacttgtaaatagcaggtgcttaccttttcgatTGTTATTCAGCGACAAGCAATTGTGTTCTGGAttccatattgcgttcactacacttccactaaacaaatcttttattcactttccttaaaggaacacatttccacagggatttcaatatttataaagttttatcaaccgcatcactcaaaacaattatggcgatggttttcacttgctgcgattcgacgccgccaccgcacactgagacatgcctgtgtttatagtctcAAATATTTAACTATTTTTctgttgttttttgttttttcagtgcggaaaggttgggcaaagcatagaaacttgagactcatacgttgtttgtttttcgattctctaaAATTACAGAAatcatctctacgaagcataaaatcacaccaagtgtttatcaa includes:
- the LOC5566987 gene encoding transcription initiation factor TFIID subunit 10 yields the protein MGDNFGIHRGPPSKKQSAAAAASGEGSEDRTQGQILSDFLVQLEDYTPTIPDAVTSYYLNSAGFEASDPRIVRLISIAAQKFISDVANDALQHCKTRTSNAPSSGHGSSKNQNAKLSKDRKYTLTMEDLQPALNDYGITVRKAHYFV